One part of the Bdellovibrio sp. KM01 genome encodes these proteins:
- a CDS encoding aspartyl protease family protein, translated as MPILIDQSGLFPQIECSIQEIRGLCALDLGAENTFISARAAKGLKITGEQSMQTLGGIETYPTVEIKSLKIGGEQLAQNFKSLVQLEIPTTSGQELIGTIGADAIKDKTLIIDNVRILSTSAAIYINPTQEQLKPFKTTGKLIPAKRPIIEIKIGNKIAKALIDTHAQSAVTGTFVKNNPELFQLLGREQKTDIAGFTKSYMMAQPTAQICIQNQCTKNLWPYMVIPPQENIDIILGIDYIQQYTWLLSPRNATFSAIIKKK; from the coding sequence ATGCCTATTTTAATAGATCAATCCGGCCTATTTCCCCAAATCGAATGCTCAATCCAAGAGATCCGTGGATTGTGCGCTCTGGATTTAGGAGCAGAAAACACTTTCATTTCAGCGAGAGCCGCCAAAGGCTTAAAAATCACCGGCGAGCAATCCATGCAAACCCTTGGCGGGATCGAAACATATCCCACAGTAGAAATTAAATCGTTAAAAATAGGCGGCGAACAGCTAGCCCAAAACTTTAAATCTTTAGTGCAACTAGAAATCCCAACAACCTCAGGCCAAGAACTGATCGGCACCATTGGAGCCGATGCCATCAAAGACAAAACCCTCATCATCGATAACGTTAGAATCCTGTCAACATCAGCAGCAATTTACATCAACCCAACCCAAGAACAATTGAAGCCTTTCAAAACCACAGGCAAATTGATCCCGGCAAAACGTCCCATCATAGAAATCAAAATAGGCAACAAAATCGCTAAAGCCTTAATAGACACCCACGCCCAAAGCGCAGTAACCGGTACCTTCGTAAAAAACAACCCCGAGCTATTCCAACTATTAGGCCGCGAGCAAAAAACCGACATAGCAGGCTTCACAAAGTCCTATATGATGGCCCAACCCACAGCACAAATCTGCATCCAAAACCAATGCACAAAAAACCTATGGCCCTACATGGTCATACCACCCCAAGAAAACATAGATATCATCCTAGGCATAGACTACATCCAACAATACACCTGGCTCCTATCTCCAAGGAACGCCACCTTTTCCGCAATCATAAAGAAAAAATAG
- a CDS encoding PilZ domain-containing protein — MAADFQKINIPTIEDKAGGFRRQYPRRVMKRKIGVLCDGSYFIVESGEIGEGGMSIISDYLLNEGDEVVVSFQIPQGDFVFLRGVVRSTQKKQGDATVTHGLSFSNINFATKRQIRAFVSARTHSSSQAA; from the coding sequence ATGGCAGCAGACTTTCAGAAAATCAACATTCCAACGATAGAGGACAAAGCCGGTGGCTTCCGCCGTCAGTATCCGCGTCGTGTGATGAAACGCAAAATAGGCGTCCTGTGTGACGGTTCCTATTTTATCGTGGAATCTGGAGAGATCGGTGAAGGTGGTATGTCGATTATTTCCGATTATCTGCTCAATGAAGGTGACGAAGTCGTCGTGAGCTTTCAAATCCCTCAGGGGGATTTCGTGTTTCTGCGTGGGGTGGTTCGTTCCACACAAAAAAAGCAGGGTGACGCGACGGTCACCCATGGTCTTAGCTTTAGCAATATTAACTTTGCTACTAAAAGACAAATTCGCGCCTTTGTATCAGCGCGAACTCATTCCTCTTCTCAAGCTGCTTAA
- the rpsT gene encoding 30S ribosomal protein S20: MANHKSAAKRARQSIRKTAVNNARKSTVKTAEKKLVKAIEAKDVKALPELLKNFTSQVMKAAKTGVIKKETASRKISRLSTRATAK, translated from the coding sequence TTGGCAAATCATAAGTCAGCAGCAAAAAGAGCTCGTCAATCTATCCGTAAAACAGCAGTAAACAATGCTCGTAAAAGCACTGTAAAAACAGCTGAAAAAAAACTAGTTAAAGCTATCGAAGCTAAAGACGTGAAAGCTCTTCCTGAGTTGTTGAAAAACTTCACTTCTCAAGTGATGAAAGCTGCTAAAACTGGCGTTATCAAAAAAGAAACTGCTTCTCGCAAAATCAGCCGTCTTTCTACTCGCGCAACTGCGAAGTAA
- the murJ gene encoding murein biosynthesis integral membrane protein MurJ, translating into MEASGLKEDRKKVFKRAFFMAGGTLTSRVLGLFRDMALAALFDRTVTDAWTAAFRLPNLFRRLFGEGSLSVSFIPVFIEAQAEDVSGKRSRNLINAIYTLLLIVLGGLTLWGIISMEPLLKLLLADNYVLDVQKWNLTVRMARIMFGFVFFVCSYAYFMGILNALGSFALPALAPALLNISMLVFTFMPGTWFRDMGDGLAWGVFIGGLLQAVILWWALREKNYLPRFTRQLWSSDVRLVLKNMVPGLLGAGLLQLATLVNLHFASGLGEGALSYIYWADRLLELPLSLVAVSIGTALLPTLSDLAQRKQKEQFQSVLQEHFLMNLYLAWPAAVGLFCLAQPIVEVLFYRGHFSAADAVATTMVLKIYAISLILVSSVRVLVPAFYAVKNTWVPAVTSLLGLALHIGMAPLWIQSLGLQGLVVSSLVAAAVQLIMILGLMRLYSVGMNWWAMAKELVKILVAGLMMAVVAGNLGDTVTATSSSLLKTVFLVGVISVCVLVYGYTSMKMKVEQGRFLLDFVKCKKS; encoded by the coding sequence GTGGAGGCAAGCGGATTAAAAGAAGATCGCAAAAAGGTCTTCAAAAGAGCCTTTTTCATGGCGGGCGGGACCCTAACGAGCCGCGTTTTGGGGTTATTCCGCGATATGGCCCTGGCAGCCCTCTTTGATCGTACGGTCACCGATGCGTGGACCGCGGCGTTTCGCTTGCCCAACCTTTTCCGTCGGCTTTTTGGCGAAGGCTCCCTCTCTGTGAGCTTTATTCCCGTTTTTATTGAAGCTCAGGCTGAAGATGTCTCCGGCAAAAGATCCCGAAATCTTATAAATGCCATTTACACGTTGTTACTGATCGTTCTGGGGGGACTGACCTTGTGGGGGATTATCAGCATGGAGCCGCTGTTAAAGCTGCTTTTAGCGGATAATTATGTGCTCGATGTTCAAAAATGGAATCTGACCGTGCGAATGGCGCGAATTATGTTTGGTTTCGTGTTCTTCGTTTGCTCCTACGCTTATTTCATGGGCATTTTGAATGCTCTGGGGAGCTTTGCTTTGCCGGCCTTGGCACCCGCTCTTTTGAATATTTCGATGCTGGTTTTTACCTTTATGCCGGGAACGTGGTTTCGTGACATGGGGGACGGCCTCGCTTGGGGTGTATTTATCGGTGGGTTGCTGCAAGCGGTGATTTTATGGTGGGCCCTGCGCGAGAAAAACTATCTGCCGCGGTTCACTCGCCAATTGTGGAGTTCGGATGTCCGCCTGGTTTTAAAAAACATGGTGCCGGGTCTTTTAGGGGCGGGACTGTTGCAACTAGCGACCTTAGTGAACTTGCATTTTGCGAGTGGCTTGGGTGAGGGGGCTCTATCTTATATTTACTGGGCCGATCGACTGCTTGAGCTTCCGTTGTCATTGGTGGCGGTGAGTATTGGAACCGCTTTGTTGCCGACATTAAGTGATCTCGCTCAACGAAAACAAAAAGAGCAGTTTCAGTCTGTTCTTCAGGAACACTTTTTAATGAATCTGTATTTGGCCTGGCCTGCGGCAGTGGGGTTGTTTTGTCTGGCTCAGCCGATTGTGGAAGTGCTTTTTTATCGCGGACATTTCAGTGCCGCTGATGCTGTGGCTACCACGATGGTTCTTAAAATTTATGCGATCAGTTTGATTTTGGTTTCCTCGGTCCGAGTTTTGGTTCCTGCATTTTATGCTGTGAAAAACACCTGGGTGCCGGCAGTGACTTCTTTGCTGGGCTTGGCTCTGCATATTGGGATGGCGCCGCTTTGGATTCAGTCTTTGGGACTGCAGGGGTTGGTGGTTTCAAGTTTGGTTGCCGCCGCAGTACAGCTCATCATGATTTTAGGTTTGATGAGGTTGTATTCAGTCGGGATGAATTGGTGGGCGATGGCTAAAGAGCTTGTGAAAATTCTGGTGGCGGGTTTGATGATGGCGGTCGTTGCTGGAAACCTGGGTGATACGGTAACGGCTACTTCATCAAGTTTGCTTAAGACGGTATTTTTGGTGGGTGTTATTTCCGTCTGTGTTCTGGTGTATGGCTACACGTCTATGAAAATGAAAGTCGAGCAGGGGAGGTTCCTGCTCGACTTTGTGAAATGTAAAAAATCTTAA
- a CDS encoding methyl-accepting chemotaxis protein: MKSQGISSWFRGIKGRLMFTAILPIIGFAILFGVSTVTVNRYNAMLTVYSNTIVPNLQYIGEMRQSRNKFAYQALAAMDADNDTDRAKSIASAMEGVEEFKSNYKSYAEAPFLPTEAQMFEPAKVVIGDFYKAMDSILELVKTNDPEKINEARKLLKGPYTKFGGIVRNFNRDVAKLYEETSEKQQLEAKALQKEAANMLIATSVVAGIAIFSILCLFAARMSGAVASIASRLTDASSNVASSVEQLSEASNSLSHSSTEAAASLEETVAALEELTSMVQMNSDNAKQAASLSGSSRQAAEEGETDIKNLITAMTQISQSSRKIEEIISVIDDIAFQTNLLALNAAVEAARAGEQGKGFAVVAEAVRALAQRSASSAKDISSLIKESVSQIERGSEIADQSGTVLANIVNSIKKVSDLNNEIAAASGEQTTGIQQISKAMNQLDQASQSNAASSEEIAATGAEINGLATTAQGLTVELNKLVLGVDKSMIEA, from the coding sequence ATGAAATCACAGGGTATTTCAAGTTGGTTCAGAGGTATTAAAGGTCGTCTGATGTTTACGGCGATCCTCCCCATTATCGGGTTTGCCATTTTGTTTGGAGTGTCGACGGTGACGGTCAACCGTTACAATGCCATGCTGACAGTCTATAGCAACACGATCGTGCCGAATCTTCAGTATATTGGCGAAATGCGCCAGTCCCGCAACAAGTTCGCTTATCAAGCTCTTGCAGCGATGGATGCTGATAACGACACAGATCGAGCAAAATCCATTGCTTCAGCGATGGAAGGTGTTGAAGAATTTAAATCCAACTACAAGTCTTACGCAGAAGCACCCTTTTTGCCTACGGAAGCTCAGATGTTCGAGCCAGCTAAGGTTGTCATTGGCGACTTCTATAAGGCCATGGACTCTATCCTTGAACTGGTTAAAACAAACGATCCTGAAAAAATAAATGAAGCGCGTAAACTTTTAAAGGGTCCCTACACGAAATTCGGCGGTATCGTTCGTAACTTCAATCGTGACGTTGCAAAACTTTATGAGGAAACATCTGAAAAACAGCAACTCGAGGCTAAAGCTCTTCAAAAAGAAGCCGCGAACATGCTCATTGCAACCTCAGTCGTGGCCGGTATCGCTATCTTTTCAATCCTTTGCCTGTTCGCTGCGCGGATGTCAGGAGCTGTCGCTTCAATTGCGAGCCGCTTAACAGATGCGAGCTCTAATGTGGCTTCTTCGGTCGAGCAACTCAGCGAAGCCAGTAACAGTCTTTCCCATTCCTCGACAGAAGCTGCGGCTTCCCTTGAAGAAACAGTTGCGGCTCTTGAGGAATTGACATCCATGGTGCAAATGAACTCTGACAATGCCAAACAAGCGGCAAGTCTTTCCGGCTCTTCACGACAGGCCGCTGAAGAAGGCGAAACGGACATCAAGAATCTGATCACAGCAATGACCCAAATCTCCCAATCATCCAGAAAAATCGAAGAGATCATTTCAGTTATCGATGATATTGCCTTTCAAACGAATCTGCTGGCCTTAAACGCAGCGGTCGAAGCCGCTCGTGCCGGCGAACAAGGCAAAGGCTTTGCGGTCGTAGCAGAAGCCGTTCGGGCTTTGGCGCAAAGAAGTGCTTCCTCTGCAAAAGATATTTCTTCATTGATTAAGGAATCGGTTTCTCAGATTGAGCGCGGAAGTGAGATTGCTGACCAAAGCGGAACCGTCCTTGCAAACATCGTAAACTCGATCAAAAAGGTTTCTGACTTGAACAATGAAATCGCCGCCGCCAGCGGTGAGCAAACAACCGGCATTCAACAAATCAGCAAAGCGATGAACCAATTGGATCAGGCTTCTCAATCAAATGCCGCTTCTTCTGAAGAAATCGCAGCAACAGGTGCCGAGATCAATGGTCTTGCTACTACGGCTCAGGGTTTGACTGTGGAGTTGAATAAATTGGTATTGGGTGTCGATAAATCAATGATTGAAGCTTAA